From Plasmodium yoelii strain 17X genome assembly, chromosome: 11, a single genomic window includes:
- a CDS encoding high mobility group protein B4, putative, protein MDRKKPKAPLSSYLIFCNYERENVKQYLSQNLDSNTTIRITDIQKELSNKWKNLSDDERKVYEEQAQLLKLKYNEELIEWQKSTYKDGPGNNITNITAKFPTLKIHKIMNLNKNVKKVNSEAMNIFQKAVAMFLIELVTKTIEYKNEKQMSQYLTTKDIVSCIQREGIKYKFLEDCLYLLTEPRTTLSFIEDEDNHESIFDLCEEDKKEYNYDIEEKNMIKMKKRANNTKTNKKALANQNIYADITTFFKKK, encoded by the exons atggacag AAAAAAGCCCAAAGCGCCTTTATCGTcctatttaattttttgtaattatGAAAGGGAAAAtgtaaaacaatatttatcGCAAAACTTGGATAGCAATACAACa attAGAATAACAGATATTCAGAAAGAGTTGAGTAATAAATGGAAAAACTTGTCTGACGATGAAAGGAAG GTATACGAAGAGCAAGCACaacttttaaaattaaaatataatgaagaaTTGATCGAATGg CAAAAATCTACGTATAAAGATGGCCCTGGAAATAA catTACAAATATTACAGCTAAATTTCCAACAttaaaaattcataaaattatgaatttaaaCAAGAATGTTAAGaaa GTCAACAGTGAAGCTATGAATATTTTCCAAAAGGCAGTG GCGATGTTTTTAATTGAATTGGTTACCAAAACGATTGAATATAAAAACGAAAAACAAATGTCTCAGTATTTAACCACCAAAGATATAG TATCTTGTATACAAAGGGAAGgaataaaatacaaatttcTTGAAg ATTGTTTATATCTGTTAACCGAACCCCGAACTACTTTATCATTTATCGAAGACGAAGATAATCATg aatCCATATTTGATTTATGTGAAGAAgataaaaaggaatataacTACGACATCGAGGAAAAGAATATGATAAAGATGAAAAAGCGAGCTAACAATACAAAGACTAATAAAAAGGCATTGGcaaatcaaaatatatatgctgACATtactacattttttaaaaaaaaataa
- a CDS encoding mitotic control protein Dis3 has translation MQTFKFLRKKNDQRVQKCFYKCNANNRITKVVREIYLRNDVSCSIEKCKVCENKKKKLLDGDRNILILDTDTIIKYIDFLYECNIDNILIPLTIYEHIRTFNKILYKKLHELCYEIDESIPNSSKRYSVFVNKYCKFTYVHDNIKYDLKELQEIIKIVIWFKHHNPNLNVTVITSNDLLTNDCVNNGIPCFSLLDYVNQFLKKKTKNGLNNYGYNDNMLSIETIKMYFEDNMITENDEDKNVENRNEGNDNSHLNDLDTTQNDLENLKYKKKIYQPHLDKKQIIQGLRNNQFFKGVFQVICVNKMAIVKINDYEDVIIKGYKNMNRAIHNDIVAVEIFSQFNDPSYDDSDYFEELIDPDEKEEEEEEEEEGGEDEGEEGERANDGEEKKTNNMNKTACISKSENKQSIKTEEGNEFIECKKLYGKVIGIISRSRKEYGGVIKSCDNDKNNKYIEKLLFFKAFNSKIPHIIIKSNMEEELSNKRVIVTIDKWDFNSKYPLGRCLSVLGVCDDIEAETKLIYNEYNISTKEFSESAYLCLPPSDWVIPEEEFSKRIDFRNILTFSIDPPGCQDIDDALSVEILEEENIIKVGVHIADVSYFVKQNSALDLEASKRCTTVYLTNQRVDMLPKLLTTDLCSLVEKQDRLTYSCIFTFNTNYDILDINIAKCIINSDRSFTYEQAQNIIDDSNDTSSIAISLRLLNNIAKDLKKKWLNDGALELKGNSEVVFEFEQKDFTKTKNLKPYITYETNRLIEAFMLLANRSVARIIFQNFKAACILRRHPPPKYDTLKELDEYLQSIKVYDFKFNTSKELSYSINNINLKNDKILSNILKTLVTKCMNEAIFISGYNVHNNDMLRHYGLAADIYTFFTSPIRRYADIMVHRILNHIYGIEKLHNKYLDIVYLNKQVTLLNEKYRNARFASRASVNFFSYLYIKKIGNQITQAVITSLKKNGIQIYVLAYGIEGICYLKKKDGFIFDEKKKSFIKLNENQKECFQLNFYDNVEVHMQVDTRDIKCQNHFIFIRKL, from the coding sequence ATGCAAACGTTTAAATTTttgcgaaaaaaaaatgatcaaCGTGTTCAGAAatgtttttataaatgtaatGCGAACAATAGGATTACAAAAGTAGTGAGAGAGATTTATTTAAGGAATGATGTAAGTTGTAGTATAGAAAAATGCAAAGTTTGTGaaaacaaaaagaaaaagttGTTAGATGGAGATAGGAATATCTTAATATTAGATACAGatacaataattaaatatattgattTTTTATACGAGTgtaatatagataatatattaatcccATTAACTATTTATGAACACATAAGaacatttaataaaatattatataaaaagttACATGAATTATGTTATGAAATTGATGAAAGTATACCTAATAGTAGTAAAAGATATAGTGTTTTTGTAAACAAATATTGTAAGTTTACATATGTtcatgataatataaaatatgatttaaaaGAGTTAcaagaaattataaaaatcgttATATGGTTCAAGCATCACAATCCTAATTTAAATGTAACAGTTATTACTAGTAATGATTTATTAACAAACGATTGTGTTAACAATGGTATACCTTGTTTTTCATTACTAGATTATGTCaatcaatttttaaaaaaaaaaacaaaaaatggattaaataattatggtTACAATGATAATATGCTTAGTATAGAAACTATTAAAATGTATTTTGAAGATAATATGATTACCGAAAATGACGAAGataaaaatgttgaaaacCGAAACGAAGGTAATGATAATTCTCATTTGAACGATTTGGACACGACGCAAAATGATTTAGAAAAtcttaaatataaaaaaaaaatttatcaaCCACATTTAgacaaaaaacaaataatccAAGGATTGAGAAATAATCAATTTTTTAAAGGAGTTTTTCAAGTTATTTGTGTAAATAAAATGGCAATAGTAAAAATTAACGACTATGAAGATGTTATAATAAAgggttataaaaatatgaacagaGCAATACATAATGATATCGTTGCTGTAGAAATATTTTCTCAATTTAATGATCCATCATATGACGACTCAGATTATTTTGAGGAACTTATCGATCCagatgaaaaagaagaagaagaagaagaagaagaagaggGTGGAGAAGATGAAGGAGAGGAAGGAGAAAGGGCAAATGATggtgaagaaaaaaaaacaaacaataTGAATAAAACAGCTTGCATTTCTAAATCTGAAAATAAACAAAGTATAAAAACAGAGGAAGGGAACGAATTTATTGAGTGTAAAAAATTGTATGGTAAAGTTATTGGAATTATTAGTAGATCCCGAAAAGAATATGGTGGAGTTATTAAAAGCTgtgataatgataaaaataacaaatatatagaaaaattattattttttaaggcttttaatagtaaaataccacatataataataaaaagtaaTATGGAAGAAGAATTAAGTAATAAACGAGTAATTGTAACAATAGATAAATGGGATTTTAATTCAAAATATCCATTGGGAAGATGTTTAAGTGTATTAGGTGTTTGTGATGATATTGAAGCAGAAAccaaattaatttataatgaatataatatatcaacAAAAGAATTTAGTGAAAGCGCGTACTTATGTTTGCCACCTTCAGATTGGGTTATACCTGAAGAGGAGTTTTCTAAAAGAATTGATTTTCGAAATATTTTAACTTTTAGTATTGATCCTCCTGGATGCCAAGATATAGATGATGCATTATCTGTTGAAATAttagaagaagaaaatattataaaagtaGGAGTACATATAGCAGATGTATCTTATTTTGTTAAACAGAATAGTGCCCTTGATTTAGAAGCATCAAAAAGATGCACTACAGTTTATTTGACAAATCAAAGAGTTGATATGCTTccaaaattattaacaacAGATTTATGTTCATTAGTTGAAAAGCAAGACAGATTAACATACAGTtgtatatttacatttaatacgaattatgatatattagATATTAATATAGCTAAATGCATTATTAATAGTGATAGATCATTTACATATGAACAAGCTCAAAATATTATTGACGATTCTAATGATACATCTTCTATTGCAATTTCATTGAGATTACTAAATAACATTGCAAaggatttaaaaaaaaaatggttaAATGATGGTGCATTAGAATTAAAAGGAAATTCAGAAGTTGTATTTGAATTTGAACAAAAAGATTTTACAAAAACTAAAAATTTAAAACCTTATATCACATATGAAACAAACCGTTTAATAGAAGCATTTATGTTATTAGCTAATCGATCAGTAGCTAGAATTATTTTCCAAAATTTCAAAGCGGCATGTATATTAAGAAGACATCCCCCACCTAAATATGATACATTAAAAGAATTAGATGAATATTTACAATCTATTAAGGTTTAtgattttaaatttaatacaTCAAAAGAATTATCTTAttcaattaataatattaatttaaaaaatgataaaatactatcgaatattttaaaaacattagTTACAAAATGTATGAATGAAGCAATTTTTATATCTGGATATAATGTACACAATAATGATATGTTAAGGCATTATGGTCTGGCAGctgatatatatacattttttacttCGCCAATTAGACGATATGCTGATATAATGGTGCATAGGATATTAAATCATATATATGGAATAGAAAAGCTTCACAATAAATATTTAGATAttgtttatttaaataagCAAGTCACTTTATTAAATGAAAAGTATAGAAATGCTAGATTTGCTTCAAGAGCTtctgttaattttttttcttatctttatattaaaaaaataggaaACCAAATTACACAAGCTGTAATAACtagcttaaaaaaaaatggaatacaaatatatgtgTTAGCATATGGTATTGAAGGAATATGttatctaaaaaaaaaagatggatttatatttgatgaaaaaaaaaaatcatttattaaACTTAATGAAAACCAAAAGGAATGTTTtcaattaaatttttatgacAATGTGGAGGTCCATATGCAAGTTGACACTCGAGATATTAAATGCCaaaatcattttatttttattagaaaACTATGA
- a CDS encoding ribonucleoprotein, producing the protein MDNNDNIDSNDNSSDTNTANYNQGKNDIISEEIDFTKEDNELSGSTKNSKSKNDNSTKGKSSDKDDINMDYSDHTFPCHPAPPVSIKLFIGRVPKNYEEEQLRPIFEEFGIVNEVVIIRDKITNIHKSSAFVKMASISEADNAIRSLNNQRTLDQQLGSLQVKYASGEVMKLGFPQNVESGVDQAKLFIGSLPKNITEESIKDMFSVYGSVEEVFIMKDNSTGLGKGCSFVKFAYKEQALYAISSLNGKKTLEGCNRPVEVRFAEPKSSKQAQSQVGIQPLQNAPHGISPQAHPGTPNNINYGNNFGVNNNYPRQVGVWKEYYSGEGRPYYYNEQTNTTQWEMPKEFETLFMNNNPNIHNLSDSSGPPGANLFIFHVPNEWQQTDLIQAFSPFGELLSARIATEKNTGRNRGFAFVSYENIESAAAAISQMNGFMALNKKLKVTVKKGEEEEMKKYISQNGVNTFQQIARQQKNIPSQPNAMGQPNFAAHQNPQAQNFFYSNNNSYRCGPY; encoded by the exons atggataataatgataatatagaTTCAAACGATAATTCCTCTGATACCAATACAGCGAATTATAATCAgggaaaaaatgatataatatCAGAAGAAATAGATTTTACAAAAGAAGATAATGAATTATCAGGGAGCacaaaaaattcaaaatcaaaaaatgataattcaACTAAAGGAAAATCATCTGATAaagatgatataaatatggaTTATAGTGACCATACCTTTCCTTGTCATCCAGCACCCCCTGtttctataaaattatttataggaAGAGTtccaaaaaattatgaagaaGAACAATTAAGACCAATATTTGAAGAATTTGGTATAGTAAATGAAGTAGTAATAATAAGagataaaataacaaatatacataaatcaAGCGCTTTTGTAAAAATGGCTTCGATATCTGAAGCAGACAATGCAATAAGATCATTAAATAATCAACGAACTTTAGATCAACAATTAGGATCACTCCAAGTTAAATATGCATCAGGAGAAGTTATGAAATTAGGGTTCCCACAAAATGTAGAATCAGGTGTTGACCAAGCAAAATTGTTTATTGGATCATTACCTAAAAATATTACTGAAGAAAGTATTAAAGATATGTTTTCTGTATATGGGTCTGTTGAAGAAGTTTTTATTATGAAAGATAATTCTACTGGTTTAGGTAAAGGATGTTCTTTTGTTAAATTTGCATATAAAGAACAAGCCTTGTATGCCATTAGCTCACTAAATGGTAAAAAAACATTAGAAGGTTGTAATAGGCCAGTTGAAGTCAGATTTGCAGAACCCAAATCATCAAAACAAGCACAATCACAAGTAGGAATCCAACCTTTGCAAAATGCACCACATGGTATCTCACCACAAGCCCATCCTGGTACCcctaataatattaattatggTAACAATTTTGgtgtaaataataattatccTCGACAAGTTGGTGTATGGAAAGAATATTACTCTGGTGAAGGTCGaccatattattataatgaaCAAACCAACACAACACAGTGGGAAATGCCTAAAGAGTTTGAAACACTTTTTATGAATAATAATCCCAACATACATAACCTTTCGGATTCTTCAG GTCCCCCAGGTGCtaacttatttattttccatGTCCCAAATGAATGGCAACAAACTGATTTAATTCAAGCATTCTCTCCATTTGGTGAATTATTATCAGCAAGAATAGCAACTGAAAAAAATACAGGACGAAATAGAGGATTTGCGTTTGTTTcttatgaaaatattgaaaGTGCTGCTGCTGCTATATCTCAAATGAATGGATTTATGGCattgaataaaaaattaaaagtcACAGTAAAAAAAggagaagaagaagaaatgaaaaaatatattagccAAAATGGAGTAAACACATTTCAACAAATAGCAAgacaacaaaaaaatattccatCTCAACCAAATGCTATGGGCCAACCAAATTTTGCAGCACATCAAAATCCACAAGCTCAAAATTTTTTCTactcaaataataatagctaTAGATGTGGtccatattaa